The nucleotide window TTCATTCCGCCGGCCGGTTCATCCAGTATCACCAGCCGCGGTTCTGTCGCCATGGCCCGTGCAATTTCCAGCAGCCTTTGTTTGCCGTAGGAAAGATTTTTGGCAAGCTGCTGAACCTGGTCTTTGAGTCCGACAAAAGCAATTTCCTCAAGTGCACCCGCCAGCGCCTGCTTTTCTTCCCTTTTCTGTGAAGGCAGTTGCAGCATCGCGGCAATGGGGCCCGATTTCATTCGGCAGTGGTATCCGGCCAGAACATTTTCCAGTGATGAGAGATTCTGAAAGAGGCGTATCGTTTGAAATGTCCGTGCAATGCCCAGGGAAACGATTCGGTTGGGCTGCAGATTGGTAATCGGGTTGCCGTTGAATATGATTTGTCCCTTATCCGGTCTGTAATTTCCGGTAATCAGGTTAAAGACAGTAGTTTTCCCGGCTCCGTTGGGGCCGATCAACCCGACGATAGAATTTTCCATGACATCAAAGGATACATTGCTGACAGCCATCAGGCCGCCAAACGATTTTGTGACATGGCTCAGTTGCAACAGGCTCATATACGGTCTCCTGTTTCAGAAACATCATCGAGGCAATAGCGACGGGGCCGCTGGGGCAGGATTCCTTCGGTTCGGAAAATCATCATAAACACCATGACCGCACCGAAAATCAGCATCCTGGCGCTGGCAAATTCTCTGAAAATTTCAGGGAGTCCGATTACTATAAACGATCCCAGAATGACGCCCGGGATGCTTCCGGAGCCTCCTAAAATGACAATCATGAAGAGTACGACCGATTCCCAGAAACTGAAAGATTCCGGCGCGATGATGGTCATTTTCGAGGCATAAATATTACCGGCCATTCCGGCCCAGAATGCGCCGATCACAAAGGCGGTGAGTTTATAGCGGGATATGTTGATTCCGCTGCCTTCAGCGGCGACTTCGTCTTCACGGATAAAGTTGAGGGCCCGGCCGAAGCGTGAATGTTCCAGGCGGTAAAACAAAAAGACAGTAATGGCGGCGAAGATCCATATCAGATAAAAAAACTCATTCGGGCGGCGTATCCGGAAGCCGAAAATTTCTGGACGGCTGATGCCGAAAATGCCGTTTGAACCACCGGTAATACCGAAAATGTTGTTTACTAAAGCAATCCGGACAATTTCAACAAAGCCGATTGTAACAATGAGCAGGTAGTCTCCGCGAAGGTGAATAATCGGCCGGGCGACGATCAGCGCAAATATGCCGGCAGTGATACCACTCAGTGGCAGCAGCCACAATATGGGAATGTGATACACGGTATTGAGGATGGCCGTGGTATAGGCGCCTACCGCGTAAAAAGCGGCGTGGCCCATGTGAAAAAGGCCGGCATGTCCCAGAATCAGATTCAGACTCAGCGCCAGAATGGCGTACAGGCCCACATTGTTGAGCACATCCATCCAGTAGGCGTTCAGATAAAGAGGGGATAATATAAAACCGGCTGAAATGATCCCGTAAATGATGCTGCGTTTGGTGATTTTCATATTTTTTCCGCTACCCGTTCCCCCAGAATTCCTGTGGGGCGCACAATCAGAATCAGAATCAGTACCACAAAGGCGATGGCATCTTTCCAGGCGATGGAAATATAAGCGGCCCCCATTGCTTCAATCACTCCGAGCAGCAACCCGCCGACCATGGCGCCGGGGATATTGCCGATCCCGCCGAGTATGGCGGCAATAAAGGCTTTCATTCCATACATCCAGCCCATGGTAAAGTTGATCTGGCCATAGTAAAGCCCGACCATTACACCCGCGACCCCGCCCAGGGCGGGGCCGATGAGGAACACAATGAGAATGACCCGGTTTACATCGATGCCCATCAATTTGGCGGCTCCCTGATCGATGGCGGCTGCACGGATGGCCATGCCGATCCGGGTTTTGTGGATGTAGACATATAAGACCACCATCATGATGATCGAAGACAGAAGAATGATGATGCGGATCAACGGGATATCCAGACCGAACAGGTTCACGGCCATTTTCGGGAGGATATTGTGCGGATATACTCTGAAACGGGCGCCGTAGATAAGCATGATGGCATTTTGAAAAAATATCGAGGCGCCGAGCGCGGATACAACTGCCGACAGTCGGTGTGAGGTCCTCAATGGCCGGTAGGCGACCCGTTCAAGAATTGCGCCCACCAATGCCACCAGTCCCATGACCATGGCAGCCAGAAGAATGCAGCCCCAGAGCGGCCCCAGATGGTCGGTCAGGCCCATGGCCGTCAGCAGGGTTAATCCCAGGTAGGCGCCGATGGTAAATAAATCCCCGTGAGCAAAATTGATTAATTTTAATACGCCGTAGACCATCGTGTATCCGAGAGCAATCAGGGCGTAAATGCCCCCTACGGCAAGACCATTTGTGAGTTGTTGGAAAAAAAGTTCCATTAGGCGTAACTTTTAAGTTTCCGTCGGCCGAAGGCTGTCTGTCGGCCGGCATGAATTTGTATTTGATGTAATCGGCAAAAGTATCAATATGTTTCAGACAGGTCAAGTCATTCCCTGCATCAATGGTGATGGGGATGCCCTTGAAATATCTCAAAGGCGCTGTGCCGGATCGACATAACCGGGCAGCGCCTTTGTCTGGTATAAACCCTGGCTCAATCTAAAAGGCAGAAGGACCGAATCAGGGTTGCAGAATAAAGTTTCCGGTGCCGTCAATTTTATACACGCGATAAACATCACCGACCCGGTCACCTTTTTCGTTGAAGGAAATTTTTCCGGTCAGACCCGGCAGGTCTTTGAGCTCCTTGTGAAGATATGCGGCAAGTTTGGATGCATCGGTCGATCCGGTTGCCCTTATGGCGCCGGCGATTGCCTTGAATCCGTCACCGGCCAGTACCGCCCAGATGGAGCCGGGCTCTTTGTCATAGCGTTTTTTGAAATTTGTCATAAAGGATTTGGCTTCCGGTGTCGGTAAATCCTGAGGCACCGGCGGGCTCAGAAAATAATATCCTTCAGCGGCATCCGTGCCGGCAATTTTGACCAGATCCGGATTGTTGGTGGCATCGCCGCCAATGAATGTTACATTCCAGCCCATTTCCTTTTTCTGGCGCAGCAGCATCCCCACTTCACTGTAGTAACCGGTAAAGTAGACGCAGTCCGGATCAGCTGCCTTCATTTTGGTCAGAATCGCCGTGTAATCGTTTTCCTTGGGGGTCAGGGCATCGTAAAATACGATATTGGCCCCTGCTTTTTTTAAATGTGCCAGGGTTTCATCCGCAAGGCCCTTGGCATAGCTTGAATTGTCGTGAAGAATGGCAATACGTTTGAAATTCATGCTTTGGATGGTGTTGAATCCCACATATCCCTGCTCATCATCCCTGGGGCATGTCCTGAAAAAATAGTTCAATCCTTTTTCCGTAAGCCGGACGCTGGTGGAGCCATTGGCGATCTGGATGATCTCAGATTCATTATAAATGCCCTGAGTCGCTTCGGTAACGGCTGAACCGTAAGTTCCGATCACCGCTATAATTCCCTGAGTGGAAAGTCTCTGGGCGGCAAGAGAGGCGTTTCTGGCATCACCACCGTCATCCGCCGTGATAATCTCCAGCTTTTTCCCGATAAGTCCTCCGGCATCGTTGACTTCATCTGCCAGAAGGGTGACGATATCCTTCATGTCCTGGCCTTCACTGGCCCATGGGCCGGTCAACGGACACATCAATCCGATTTTGATGGTGCCGGCAGCCAGAGCGGTTCCGGCAATCAGACATAAAATTAACGATAGAAACAAGGTTTTTTTCATGTAAACCTCCAAAAATGAATGGTTAAAAGCTTATTAATATCAATGGATAAATTTAAAAGTTAGAACCTTAAAGGTATTAACAAAGAATTACTTATGTGTCAACTTTCAGTTCAGCACAAAGGCCTGTGCGATTTATTTTTGCCGAGGCCCCGGGTCCGGGACAGGGGGTTTTTCCCCATGCTGAAATAATCAAAACCGGCTTCGGAAGTGATGCCGGGCGGTTGCTCGAGGGTGCGGGCGTTGAATGGTTGATATAAAAAATATTTTAGCATAAATTCTCATTTTCGGGTTCAAAACTTCCATCGATGCGCATCTTTTGGTATCCGGATTTCAGAATTCATGACATGATAATTATAACACATTGATATAACAGTTCTATTTCCAATACATCAATCGTATCACAGGCAGGGGCTTTTAAAAAATACGTGGAAATCAGGTTTTCTGGAATTTAGGATGTCTATGTGGTTGAATTTTGTGCGTATTTACAAAGTTCTGGTATCATGATAATGGTTTTTTCCGATGACGATGCTGCCGGGTAAGGGAAACGGCGGACGTCGGACTGACACTGAATATCCGGACGTATCAAATCCAGCGGGAGAATAAACATGACATCACAACATGAACGAATTGATTTTGATGTGGTTTTTATCGGGGGAGGACCTGCCAGCCTTGCGGGGGCGATCCGTCTGATGCAACAGGCCCGGCAGAAGCATATCGATCTGCAAGTGGCGCTGATTGAAAAGGGCGCGGAAATCGGATCGCATGCGATCAGCGGCGCGGTTTTGAATCCGGTCGCCCTGAAGGAGCTGATACCGGATTTTCTCGAAAAAGGCTGTCCGGTTGAGGCTGTCGTCCGAGACGATGAATTTTATTTTCTGGCGCGTCAAAAGGCGTACAAGCTACCGCTTGTACCCCGATATATGCATAATAACGGGTTTTTTATCGTCAGCCTGTCGAAATTTACCCGGTGGCTTGCCGGTATTGCGGAGGATCTCGGGGTGAATATCTTTCCGGGTTTTGCCGGTCAGAAGGTTCTGTATGCGGATGACGGGAAAACAATTGCCGGCGTTCGGACCGGTGATAAGGGGCTTGGAAAGGACGGTCAGCCCAGGGCCAATTTTGAACCCGGCATCGATTTGATGTCAAAGGTTACGGTTTTCGGTGAGGGGGCAAAAGGCAGCCTGATGGGAGATGTCTGCAGCAAGTTGAACCTCTCGGAAGGAAAAATGCCCCAGGTGTATGAAACCGGCATCAAGGAAGTCATTGCGCTTGCCGCAGATAATTATTTTACCGCCCGCCCGGCCAATGTGATTCATATGATGGGATATCCTCTCGGGTTAAATACGCCGGGCGGCGGGTTTATCTATGAAATGAAGGATAACAAGGTCGCTCTCGGGTTTCTGGTCGGCCTGTCCTATGATGATCCGGCGCTGGATGTATATGATCAGTTTATCGCGTTCAAACGGCATCCCTTTGTCGCGGACATTATCAAAAACGGCAGGGTCATTGAACAGGGCGCTCGAACCGTGTCCACCGGCGGCTATTACACAATTCCCGGGCTGGCGGCCGGCGGCGGGGTTTTTATCGGCGGTTGTGCGGCAATGCACAATACCCCCGGCCTTAAGGGCATTCATGTCTCCATGAAATCCGGAATGCTGGCGGCCGATGCCATTCTCAACGCCGTTGAAAAGAATGATTTTTCTCAGGACAGCCTGTGGGCATACCAGGATCTGTTTGAAACCAGCTGGGCAAAGGAAGAAATATACGAAGGCAGAAATTTTGCTCAGGCACTGGCGAAAAAAGCACCCGCCAAATTGATTCACCTGGGGCTTCAGTACCTGACCCGGGGACGGGGGTTTCAGGACCCGATGCCCCTTGAAGAAGACTTTAAAACACTCAGGCCCTTTAAAACCGGAGAAGCCGGAAAAACTCCTCTTGCAGGAGGCAAATCCGGGGCGGCCGTTGACGGGGTTCTGTATCCGGATAAACTGGGCGGCGTGTACCTGTCCCGGACCATGCATCGGGAAGACCAGCCCTGTCATCTGGTTGTACATGATGCGGATTTGTGTGTGACCCGGTGTTATGAAACCTACCGGAGTCCCTGCACGCGATTTTGTCCCGGCAGCGTGTATGAAATAGAGATCGATGAAGCAACTTCAAAGCGGCGGCTGAAACTGAATCCGTCCAACTGTCTGCACTGCAAGACCTGCGAAATAAAAGATCCGTTCAGAAATATCACGTGGACCTGCCCGGAGGGGGGCGAAGGGCCGGGCTATTCGGTCGTTTGACTTGGCGACCTTGCGCACTCGTAGCTTGATAGTAGAGGAATTTTCATTTTTTGATTGAGGCTTTGATCATAACTTCAGTCACGTTGTCGCGTGCTCCGTCGCGCCCATTGCCGGCTTCTCCAACACGATCCGGGGGATGCCGGAACTATGGCCGAAGTTATGATCGAGCCCTTTGAATTATTTAATCAATAGGTTACATGCTGAGTGGTGCTGCGCTTGAGTGGGAAGATTTTTGTTTCTTTGAAGATGTCATAAGTTAAAAGACTTTCGTTTCTTGTCTTTTGCCTCAAACGAAGTGCTCCTCAAGCGATAGCGCTCCTCAGTCCGCCCGCAAGGGCGCTATTTTTAATCCTATAGCCTGCCTTTTTTCAGTATGGCGATCAGCAGCCATATGCCCATGATGCCGGCGGCTACAAAAACAATGATTCCGATCATGGAGATTCCGAACATCATGGGGGGGATTTCAGAAATGATGATGAGCGCCGAGCCGATGATCAATGCCGCGATTACGATGGAAAACGATATCCGGTTGCTGATCCGGTCATAGGTTCCCATCATGGTGTCAAGGCCCTGGTTTTCAAATTTTACGCAAAGATCTTTGCTGCGTATCAGACGGCCTATTTCCAGCATGTCTTTAGGAAACTGCTGCGTGAATTGCAGCAGGTCCGATGATATGGACACGATGTCCTCGGCGAGTCGCTGCGGGTGAAGTTTTGCGAGTTTGATCTGTTTCAGGAAAGGGGCCGCCTGGGAGATTATGTCAAATTCCGGGTCCAGCATGGTTCCCACCCCTTCCATAGCACTGAAGGATTTGATCATGAGGAAAATATCGGCCGGAATTCTGAGCCGGTGACGGGACACCAGCTCGAACATCTGCTGAATCAGTTTGCCGATCCGGATGTCCTTCAAGGGCTTGAAAAGATGAGTGCCCATAATGTCGGCAACCCCTTTTTCCAGATCCCGGATATCCGGCTCTTCGACCCACGTGGTCAGCTTCAGGAGAATCTGGGTGGCCTTGACCTCGTCCCGGTGAACAATGCTGTCGATCAGATCGACAAACAGCTCACGTGTTTTTCGATCGATATATCCCATCATGCCAAAATCCAGCAGACAGATCACATTGTCGGGCAGGACAAAAATATTTCCGGGATGGGGATCGGCATGAAAAAATCCATGGTCAAAGACCTGCTTTAAAAACAGATGGGCGCCGCGGGCGGTAATAATCTTCCGGTCCAGACCTTTTTGCGTCAGCTCGTGGACCTCGGAGACCTTGATTCCGGACACATATTCCATCGTCAGGACCCGGGGGGCGGTGGTATCCTTGAAAACCTTGGGGACGTAAATTGTCACATCATCTAAAAAATTACCGGCAAAACGCTCCATATTGGCCGCTTCGTTGGTGTAATCGATTTCTTTTTCAAGGGTTCTGGCAAATTCTTCAACGATTTTCACCGGCCGGTAAAGGTCCATCCCCTCGATGTGACGCTCCATCAGGGTCGCCAGGTGAAGCATGATTTCCAGATCGACCTCGATCAGTTTTCGGATACCGGGCCGCTGAACTTTTACGGCCACCGGTTCTCCGTCCTTGAGACGTGCCCGGTGGACCTGTCCGATGGATGCCGATGCGATGGCCTTTTCATCGAAAGCATCGAAGATCTGATCGATGGGTAACTTTAACTCGGATTCGATAATGGATTTGATATAGCTGAAATCGATCGAAGGGACTTGATCCTGAAGTTTGGAAAATTCGGTGATGTATTCGCCGGGTACCAGATCGGTTCGGGTGGAAACGGCCTGCCCCAGTTTGATATAGGTGGGGCCCAATTCTTCAAAAGCCATGCGGAGCCGTTGCGCCCGGCTGAGTCTTTCCACTTTTTCGCGGCTGCGGGTCGACAGCATCCGCAGACCTGTTTCCAGATACTGGTCGATCTTAAGCAGTTCCAGCAGATCGCCGAACCCGTATTTGATAAATACGGTCAGGATCTGCCGGTAACGGTTCAGGTGACGGTAGGTCCGTCCGATAACGCCGATTTTTCGAATGTTCACCATCGGAGAGCTGCTGACATTTATTCGGGTTTTTTGTTATTCTTATGGATGGCTTTTTTAAGTTCGCTGATTTCGGTTTTTAATTCGTTCAGCTCATCCATCGTTACGATATCGGCTTTTTTCAAAAAATCTTTCACCGTGGTTTCTACGCGTCCTTCAAACTTGCTGGTGGCCTCATCATATTTTTTCATCAGGTCATTCAAAAATTCCCTGCCATCTTTTTCGGACAGCTTGCCTTTTTGAATCAGGTCCTTTGCAAGTTCCTCCACCTCGTCCTTTGTTTTAAGCACCATACCAATGCCGGTGAGCAAGCTTTTTTTGATAAGATCAAACATGGATGACCTCCTTATGGATAGATGATCAGAAAAAGTGATTATAGACCCGGATGGATTCAGACAAAGGCGCTGAAATGTCCGGAGTGGGTTTAACGGGTTGTAATAAACCTAGCATATGAGTCATATGATTGCAAGGAAATAGAGGGTCTCAGATCGCTACGTGAATATGCCGGTGCCCGAAGGAAAATTCATCACAGATGACACAGCGGATGGGGATGGATTGATTTGCGCGGGGGCTTTGTCTGCCTTCGGAGACGGCCATGACGGAAGCGGATCTGGAACGGGTGGTTACGGTGATCCTAAAATGCCAAAGATTGATAGCCGCAAAAGGTCACAAGAATCGCAAAGAGAGGTAGCTTTTTTGTGTATTTTGTGACTCTTGGCGGCCGGAAAAAACAGGGAAAAGAACAGGTCTCACGCAAAGCCAATTAAAACTTGACTGGAATAAACTAGACGCAAAAAAAGAATTTTTACCGCCCGCTTCGCTTGAGGCGCAGGGAGCGCAGAGGGGAGGGGGATTTTATATTTCGTGAGGTTCAAAAAAGGAAAATTTACTACAGCGTACAGAGGATGGGAAGGCCAACGGATAAAACGCTATTCGTTACGCCAGACACTATGGAGTTACACGAAATTGATGGCAACAGAAACCCCGATCAGGGGTTGAGTCGTATAGCCGGTGGTTTTTAACCACCGGTTGAATGAATCACACGGCCATGAGTCCTGAAAGGACGACGTTAAGAAATACGTTACAATCATGGGAAGCGAGTTAAACCATCGGGTGCACGCTGCGGTAAAATAGCATAATTTATATAGCCCCATTTTCCCCGGGATTTCCAGCGGTTCATCCCCACGTGTGTGGGGAACGGGCAGCAAAAGATGGAACAATCCTACACGGCGGAGGTTCATCCCCACGTGTGTGGGGAACGGCATGACAGCGTTGGCGTTATCCAGGGCCCGATCGGTTCATCCCCACGTGTGTGGGGAACGGACTTCTTCTAACTCAATGAAATATCATTCAATTTTCAAAGAGCAAAAATCTACCGGAATTTTCAAACAAAATTTCAGCCATCTTCAGAAGATCCATTCAGTGTTTCGGCAGTATTTTTTTCAGGCAAAAACGAAACAAGTTTGATTCCATCCATCTCAACAGGCAACCGCCGGTTCGGACCCAGCGTCAGGAAATCAAATCCCGATTCCGTATTCGTATTCCAGGCCATGATTGCGTTGCCGTCGGCAACGCCTTCCTGCACGTTATGCCAGATCATCTCCCGTGTTCTCAGTGAAACTTTTCCGACATAGACCCCGGCTCTGACTTCGAGAAGCCAGAGGGCAAGACGTCCGCGCAGCCTCGGGGGCGCGTTTTCAACCACGATGACCAGCATCGCCAATCTGCTCCTTGTTGGGTATTGCGATATCCACCGCTTCCTTGTGAGAAACCGGCGGGGTTATTTCTCCCGCGGCAAGCACCTGTTCAATTGTCGGGATGATTCGCTTCAAAAGGCGAGTCTGTCGGAAAATATCCCGGCAGGCAAGCCGGACATCCCTTTCCGGATTTCCGGGTTTGCGACCGGCAATTCTGAATGCCACGGGGACAACTGTATCAAATTTGAAAATATCCGCAATGTCATAGACAAAAGACTGCGGTTTTCCGGTATGGATAAAACCGACTGCCGGCGCATATCCTGCGGCAAGAATGGCCGCCTCACAGATTCCGTAGAGGCAGGCGGTGGCCGAGCTCAGACAGCGGTTGGCCATATCGCCGCTGCCCCAGTTGCCGGCATCATAATTGCGACGGGTCCATGTTACCCGATGCTGCTTTGCCAGCAGTTCATACATCTTCCGAACGCGCGCGCCCTCGATGCCCTGCAACTGCAGAACGCTTCTTTTTTCCGGCGGTTTTTCCCCGAAGCGGATTTCATACATCTTGCGGACCACCTTGAGCCGGGCCGCATCGTCCAGAGCGAGCTTTGCCTGATAAAGAAGCCTGTCAGCGCGCGCCCCGCCCGGCTGGCCCGATGCATAGAGCCGAACCCCGGCTTCGCCGATCCAGACCAGAAGACACCCGACTCTTGAGGCAAGCGTGACAGCGGCATGGGAAACCCTTGACCCCGGTTCCAGCATCAGGCAGGCAACCCCGCCAACCGGGATATGGGTGCGCACACCGGTTTTGTCCACCACCACAAATGCGCCGTCAATCACGTCGAGATTTCCCTTTTCTACAAAAATAGCTGAGACTCTGTCCTTGATGGGTATGGGTTTTAATGGCGGAAGAATGGGTTCAGTCATAACCAGCCCTCCAGATCTGCATCTTGATCACTTTGTGCGCCAACACGTTATTTTTTTCCTTTCAGCCGCTTTCGGCTTTCCGGCTCAGCGAGGTAATTTTCGGGAGTGACCACCTTTTCGCCCGTTTCCACCCCCAGCTTTTCCCTCGCCTCACCGGCAATTCTGCCCCCCTTGCGGGCTGCCGTTTTATTTTCGATGAACCCTTGCGCATCCTGTTTGCGGGCGATCTCGGTGGTGGCGGCCTCGCCCAGCATGGAAAAAATCAGCTCCGGATCGGTCATGTGATCCCGCAGATTTTCCCGTTCAAGTCCTTTTAATTCCTTATACTCGGACGGCGTCACACCGAAAGCGGCCTTGGAAATTTCCGCAGTCAGAATGGCGTATTCCGGCTCACCCTTTACATCGCGCTTTTTCCACTCATCGGTCAACTCGGCCCGAACGGAGATGCCTCGCATCCATTTTTCTATCCAGACATCCGAATATCCTTTGGCTCTGTATATGGCTTTCGTCCTTTTTGTTGCCAATTCAGGATCTTCAATCTCCTGAACCCGTTCATAACCGACCTTTGCCAGCCACCGTTTGAACGGCTCGGCCCTGGGCGAAGGGATGGACTGAATGATGCGGAAGATGCCTTCGGTGTTGGCGCAATTTGTCTTGCGCCTTTTCCCGTCCGGCGCAAGCAATTCAAGTGGGGTACAGATTGTACCCCAGTAGGAATCAAGCTCGGTATCGCGCCGCCGCATTTTTTTGATGTATTGGCGGATATCAGCGCTGTCCGTAAGTGCTTCGACAACATCGGCAACGGCAAACCACCATTCATTATTGTGAAGGGTTCTCCGGATTTCCCTGTTTTTGAGAACGACCAGTTTGGTTTTTATGTCAAACCCTCGCTACCGAAAGTAACCCACAGCCAAAGGCTTTAGCTGGCCCTATGCCTTTTCTTATCAAATCGGCCATGGCGTTCGTGTCGTCAACTTTAAAAACACCACGAAAAATAACAGGTTGGATTTTCCCTGCCCGATTCTCTCTAAACTTTCTAAACCGAAGCGGGAATGATGGATGAATATTTACAAACTCCAGAGACGCAGCATCCCCCAACTTACGACTGATCCATGCCCGTTGTTCTTCATCGTGTATGAGCGGAACTCGGCACTTTTTTGTCTGCCCCTTGCTGTTTTTTCGTTCCATTTCATCATTAATTGTCTTTACAGGATTTGCTACTATCAGAAATCGTAAGCGTTGTTCACTTTGTAATGAGAGGTGATATTCTTTGCTGGCAATGATTTGAGCCGCCTTAATCGATGAAACAGGCACCCTGCTCGATTGCATCAGCACTTCGGCGTGATCTTTATCCGAACGTTCAACACGGAAGAGAAAATCGCGAATCGCCATAGAATCCTCAGGAAAAAGATTCCAGATAACGCGATGGATCTCATAGGGCTTATGGCATGCCGTTCCTCTGATCAGTATCTTAGTCAGATACATATTCACCTCCATATATGTACAGATTCCGACCAGCGAATTGACGAGGCTGCTGTACAAGCGGCACATCGCGAACTCTTTTCATCCGAACATTTTTACTATCTATTTTCTCTTCACTGTATATTGTCCCGCCGGAAGGAGGTATTCCTTTCAACGCATCAACAGAATTCATGGCTTGAAGCCTTTCCAGAAAAAGCGGCCGTGCAAGCGGACAACACCTGCGTCCTAAATAGGGTGTGAAAACAGGTCGTTTTACCGAAGCTTCAAGTTGGTCAAGCGATATCCGGGCATGATTGTGATTCCAAAGCGAAACAGTGAATTCACCATCGTAAAGATATTCTCGCCAAGTCTGAATGGTTTTATGAGGCTGTTTTTTCCCTTCATAATCAGCCCGTGCATCCAGAACCGTGTGATAATCCGTTGTTTTAACGATTCTAAGAGTCTTG belongs to Desulfobacterales bacterium and includes:
- the cas5e gene encoding type I-E CRISPR-associated protein Cas5/CasD; translated protein: MRKFLILKLQAPMQCWGEHTFEGLRPSANLPSRSGILGLIGSCLGIKRNDQKQLQELADSVGMAVRVDTRCLTGKNGSFKTLRIVKTTDYHTVLDARADYEGKKQPHKTIQTWREYLYDGEFTVSLWNHNHARISLDQLEASVKRPVFTPYLGRRCCPLARPLFLERLQAMNSVDALKGIPPSGGTIYSEEKIDSKNVRMKRVRDVPLVQQPRQFAGRNLYIYGGEYVSD
- a CDS encoding Bro-N domain-containing protein, with protein sequence MRRTLHNNEWWFAVADVVEALTDSADIRQYIKKMRRRDTELDSYWGTICTPLELLAPDGKRRKTNCANTEGIFRIIQSIPSPRAEPFKRWLAKVGYERVQEIEDPELATKRTKAIYRAKGYSDVWIEKWMRGISVRAELTDEWKKRDVKGEPEYAILTAEISKAAFGVTPSEYKELKGLERENLRDHMTDPELIFSMLGEAATTEIARKQDAQGFIENKTAARKGGRIAGEAREKLGVETGEKVVTPENYLAEPESRKRLKGKK
- the cas6e gene encoding type I-E CRISPR-associated protein Cas6/Cse3/CasE, whose amino-acid sequence is MYLTKILIRGTACHKPYEIHRVIWNLFPEDSMAIRDFLFRVERSDKDHAEVLMQSSRVPVSSIKAAQIIASKEYHLSLQSEQRLRFLIVANPVKTINDEMERKNSKGQTKKCRVPLIHDEEQRAWISRKLGDAASLEFVNIHPSFPLRFRKFRENRAGKIQPVIFRGVFKVDDTNAMADLIRKGIGPAKAFGCGLLSVARV